In the genome of Pyrobaculum islandicum DSM 4184, the window ACGCGTCTACAGATAAAACATTAAGATCTAGATGTTGGCTACGTAAAGAGGGTGTAATTGTAGACCGTGGCGTTAGAACTGACGTCTGTATTACAGAAGACCTAATGTATGTAGTGATAGATCCAGAGATTCCAGACGATTTACAAACAGCGCTTCTTCTAGTTATGTTTAGAGGTGCTGTACCTCCCGATGAGAGAGAATATCCAAGGGTTATGAAATCTATTGCCGAAGGCCTTAGAGATAGAACTATATGGTCTCTTTACAAAGATTATAGAGATGAAGTACATTACCTCCTTGACCGTTGGTCAGGGGCGCGGGATTACATGGGCTATGGTGCGTTAGAGACGTTGATGAGAGATCCCATGTTGACAGAGATTGTAATTCCGCAGTCTGTGGCGCCAAGCGCTAAATATACCTATGTGCCTAAGAATCTAAAGGAACAGCTAGAATATTTAAGATTTCAAATGATAGAATTAGGGAGGTACAGGCGGGTTATTGCCGTTAGAAATGAAATACGTCTGCCGACGAATATAGTGATACCTGAGCCGTTGATGTACGTCGTCGTCAAACAGCTGTTGCCTTCGTTAACTATGGACAGACCTATGCTTACGAGAGAGGACCCCATCTACAAGGCGAGGATAGCTGCAGATTTACTTGAGTATAATGTAAACATACGTAAGATTTCGTCATATCCTAAACCATCTAAGGCATTATTAAAGCCGTATGTCTTAAAGCCAAAAGTCAATAACGAGACTAGAGATGTAGATGTGGTAAACCCCGAGAGTCTTGAGTTATTGGCATTTGCCTCATTAATAATGGAGACCAAAGGAAGTGTGATGTTCTCAGGCGGCATGGGCTCAGGAAAGACAACTCAGCTAAATCAACTTCTTTACTTAATTCCGCCGTGGTTTCAAGTGGTGGTAATAGAGAGAGGCGCCCGCGAGATTTGGGCTCCGTTAGAAGGGCAGTTATTACATTTGTCTGTGCCAAACGAAGATAAGCTATGGGCGGCTTTAGACCAGGCTTTGAGATATGGCACTATACATACAATTATTGCGTTAGCCGAAGCTAGAACGCCGGCCGAACTAAAGACGTTGATTAATTATAAATTGACAGGCCACGGCGTTTTGACGACAATACACGCAGACACAGTTAAAGACGCCGTGGTTCGTATTATAGAAGCTGAAGCTCCGCCTGAGGGTCTTGACGGCATATTAGTAATTCAACTGTCCGCAATAGCCGGCGCTAGATTTGTAAAAGAGGCAAGGGCGGTGGCAGTAACCAAGGGGAGTGTTGAGGTAAGAGATGTTGCAGAGCTGACGCCTAAGATTTCGGCATATGTCAAAGAGATGTATAAAACTGACTTAAAGAGCGAGCTTGCGTTGAGAGTAAAGGCTTTGTTAAAAGCGTCTGAAATAGACGATTTCCTTATTGCTAGAAAGACAATAGAGGAGATGATATGGCTAAATCGTATTGATTTTAAAGCTTCGCTTTTTGAAGAGGCAAAACGTTTTGGCTATGTATAAACTTTATCTCGTAACTATACGGCGTGACACATGATGTTAAAAAGAAAATCTTTGGCAGAAGCTATAGACTCTATTGTATATGGAGAAGGCGAAAATATAGAGACTAAAAGAGAGGAGAGTTGGCAAGAATGTCTAGTCAAAGCGCTTGTAGAGATGCCTTCTGATATTGCAGATAAAGTCATATCGGCGCTACCGCCAGAAGTCTTGTTAAACATGTTGCAGAGCAGAGAGGATCCATATATCAAACTAGCCCTACTCTTATTGAACAAGAGGAGATGATAGAAAAGAAAGCTATAAAGAAGGGGCTTACGGCTTCAACGGCCAGGTGGATATGTGAGTTGTCTAAAGAGCTAGGCGTAGATGAAAAACGATTTTTCAAAGCGGTATTAAAACTTGCAAAACATGGCATTTGGCTAGAGGAGGAAGATTGGCGTATTATTGCCAAAGCGCTTGACTTATCGAAACATTTAGACATGGCTATAGACTATATCATACGTCGAGTGACATCAGGGGAGTCTCCTGAAAGAGTTGTGAAAGAAATGCCGAAGGCCGTAGAAAAGGCTGGAAAGCTAGCGCATATAAGAGAGGTGTTGTCAAATCTATTGTAAGTTTTTTCATCACAAGCTTTGACACTTGTATGCGTAGAGAAGATTTCTACATCTTGTCAGCGCCTATTTTTGCGACATATCTAGGCGCAGTCTCTGGTTCAGAAGCTTTAAAATATACATCTTTTAACGTAGCCGAACTTGATGAAAAAGAGTCGCGTCGGCTTTTCATATCCTCTCTAATGTCTTCGCCATCTTCTCTCTTTCTGGAGGATAAGGAGGATGTCGCTAGACAGGTTGGATACGCTTTAGCACAAGAAGAGGCTGGAGTAGACAGATCTACGATTGTACATTCGTTTTTAGAAAGCATGAAGGCGCTTGCGTCTTCAAAAATTGAGGCTAAAATGAGGTTGTATGAGTCTATCGCCTCTTCATTAGGTGCAGTATTCTTACTACCTCTTTTTCTTTTATTTCTCTGGGCAATAGGCATACTTGTCATAGATCCCCTCATCCTCTTGGCGTTAGTCTATGGCATAACTATGGCGTTGGGGACCATGGCGATTGTTATAACTCCGACAGATTTAGACATATGGAAGACCTATGAATGGTCTATACCTTTAGGAATTGGTATTGCGACTATAGCCATGTTGTGGAATCTTCCCGTAGCTTTTCTAGCCTTTAGTTTAACAACATGGCTATGGCTAAAGATCAGAAATAGATTGTGGTGGTTTAACATAAGGAGGGAAGTTCCGCCGATGTTAAGATCTGTGGCCGCTATGCTTAAAGAGGGGGCGCCGCCTGAGCTTATATTAAGTAGACTAATGGGAGTTTTTAAAACAGCAGCCAAAATAGCATATGGCTATTATGTGCCTTCTCGTTATTTTGTATTAGCTAAGGCGATGTATAAAGCCATAGTAGAGGCTGGGGGTTCAACAGCTATTAAATCAGTTGAATACATACAGTCGATAATTGACATAGAGACTACATCTATTAGACGTATGGCAAGGCTATCTTCTGCATATTTCGCCTTATTTATTGTGGCAGTAATAATTCTCTCTATGGCTGTGTCATCTGCTGTAAAACACTTGGCAAGTATAGACGTAAGTTACAACCCGTTTTTCCTCCCACCCCCCTACGACGAAGTAAGACAAGTATTGACAACTGCAATGTCTCTCATTGCCGCCAGCTACATCTCTGTGTTCTTACTGCCTCTTGGTATACACTATTCGACAATGTTGGGAGGCGCTGTAGGCGTCGTATTACAACATATCATAGCTCTCTTAATCTAAAGTTTTTCCACTATTGTCGCAAAGGTCTTTATGCAAGCTAGAGGACTTACGACCGTTGAGTCTCTGCTTATCGCAGCCGCGTTTATAATCGTCGGCGTCATAGGCGTGTTGACATTTCAAGGTATAGGCAAATCTGCTGCCGAGTCGTTAAGAGCAAATGCCATTGTTACGGCAGACAGAGGGGGGTTTGACGTAACAGTAGAAGTTCTTAACGGCAAAGTGTCTGCAGTATACGTTAGATATGGGCCCTCGGGCGGACAATTAAGCGCGCCTATCGTCGGCTCTTGTATTGTTGCACAAAACAGCCAAATACAAACAAATGTCCCCTCTACCAATTTGCTCCTAGTCGCAGGCCAATCGGCTACTTGTAGATTTACAGCTACGTTACAGTCAGGTGTCCAATATACATACGTGGTCTATGCAATAGATGCAAATAGCGGAAAATCTATCCAAATAGCTAAGGGAGTTGTAACAGTAGGAATATCCTAAGGTTTTTCCACTAACTTCCTCTCTTTTTTCATGGACAAGATCTACATACTCTTGTTATTGACGGTAGCGACGTGGGGTCAGATAGTGAGTTGGCTTCCGCCTTATGCACAATTAAGCCAAGCCTATGTTTACAACGCTACACACTTTCTAGTGTATTTAGATGGAGACACTATATATGTGACACAGATCGGCGTAGTTTTTAATGGCACTAGCGCCGAGAGTAAAGCGGCTTATCAATACCTAATTGAACAGTGTAAATATATTGCTTTAGATGTAAGAAACGTCACTGCAAATGGAAAGCTATGGCTAGCCGATGTCTATTGTTCTAAAGATGGCACTCTGTGGATGTGGCTAGGGTGGCTCCCACTGAGGTTTATGGCGTATAGAGGCTATGTCGAATTTATGAATGCAGATAATATCACTGTTATAACGCCGGTTGGAACGTACGCCGGCTACATCCCGGCTGGGTGGTATTTAGATAGGAGGACGAAGACCGTTTTCAAATTCCCCAGCTTCAACTTAACGTTAATTGAGGAGATATACAGACTTGACAAGATAATAGAGGAGATGAAAATACAACTTAGTCAATACTCAGTAAAATATAACAAAACGAGTACTCTACTAGCTCAACTTGAGAACCAGATAGATGTATTAAGTATACAAAAACAAAAACTAGAGGAGTTGCTTAGACAGAGAGAAAACATGGTAACAGCCCTATCTACAAATTTACAGATGTGTATTTCTGAAAATGAGATATTAAAGAGAAAATTGGCAGAACTAGAGGAGTTAAATAAAGCTCTTTCATTAAAACTAACAAACTTAAGTAAAGCGTATCTTCAACTAAGTCAGAACACTCTAGAAAAACAAGAAGGGGGGAACTCCACAATCTATCTGCTTGTAATCGCGCTTACGGCAATAGTGATATTTCTCTTCATCTATAGGCGTCGTTTAGAGGGTTAAGACTATGGAAGATTTTATTGCCGCATACGTCTTTGTAATTGCCCTCTCTATATTAGTCGTGTATACGGCAGCGGTGCTAAAGCCGTTTATATTTACAAATGTCGTCGAAGTGCCAATAGCGCCGTCAAAAGAATTGCCGACGAGACATATCTACGTTTATAGCTCAGTCTCTGGACTATATGCGGTAGAGTATGAGGGGCTGGATGTAGAGGAATTTAGAAAAGCCATGGGTGTACCCGGCGCTCTAGTTGCAATATTTGAAGTATAT includes:
- a CDS encoding type II/IV secretion system ATPase subunit, with protein sequence MIYASTDKTLRSRCWLRKEGVIVDRGVRTDVCITEDLMYVVIDPEIPDDLQTALLLVMFRGAVPPDEREYPRVMKSIAEGLRDRTIWSLYKDYRDEVHYLLDRWSGARDYMGYGALETLMRDPMLTEIVIPQSVAPSAKYTYVPKNLKEQLEYLRFQMIELGRYRRVIAVRNEIRLPTNIVIPEPLMYVVVKQLLPSLTMDRPMLTREDPIYKARIAADLLEYNVNIRKISSYPKPSKALLKPYVLKPKVNNETRDVDVVNPESLELLAFASLIMETKGSVMFSGGMGSGKTTQLNQLLYLIPPWFQVVVIERGAREIWAPLEGQLLHLSVPNEDKLWAALDQALRYGTIHTIIALAEARTPAELKTLINYKLTGHGVLTTIHADTVKDAVVRIIEAEAPPEGLDGILVIQLSAIAGARFVKEARAVAVTKGSVEVRDVAELTPKISAYVKEMYKTDLKSELALRVKALLKASEIDDFLIARKTIEEMIWLNRIDFKASLFEEAKRFGYV